In Cuculus canorus isolate bCucCan1 chromosome 9, bCucCan1.pri, whole genome shotgun sequence, the following are encoded in one genomic region:
- the DUSP28 gene encoding dual specificity phosphatase 28, which translates to MLQLSKVTTSLLISNIRAACDEHLLTREGVTFCINVTRQQPFPGLEQVRGIRIPVFDDPAEDLYRYFDQCSDAIEEAVKSGGKCLVYCKNGRSRSAAICIAYLMKHRKLPLKDAFETVKSARPVAEPNAGFWSQLQRYEEDLQIPKLTDQSAEQRT; encoded by the exons ATGCTCCAGCTCTCCAAGGTCACGACGTCACTGCTCATCAGTAACATCAGGGCCGCCTGCGACGAGCACCTGCTCACACGAGAGGGAGTCACCTTCTGCATTAATGTCACCAGGCAGCAGCCATTCCCTGGCCTCGAGCAGGTCCGGGGCATACGCATCCCTGTGTTTGATGATCCGGCTGAAGACCTGTATCGGTATTTTGATCAGTGCAGCGATGCTATCGAAGAGGCTGTGAAGAGCGGCGGGAAGTGCTTAGTTTACTGTAAGAACGGCCGTAGCCGATCAGCTGCCATCTGCATTGCTTATCTGATGAAGCACAGAAAGCTCCCGCTCAAGGATGCCTTTGAG ACTGTGAAGAGTGCCAGACCAGTAGCAGAACCCAACGCAGGATTTTGGTCTCAGCTGCAGAGATATGAAGAAGATTTGCAGATACCAAAGCTGACTGATCAATCTGCTGAGCAAAGGACTTAA
- the LOC104068767 gene encoding LOW QUALITY PROTEIN: claudin-15 (The sequence of the model RefSeq protein was modified relative to this genomic sequence to represent the inferred CDS: deleted 1 base in 1 codon), with the protein MAAPSQRICSLLLPLAGFTMLLVTATSNRWKISDTSTVLVNSDWVSEGLWMDCAVTASGSVHCKEFPYMLSSDTHVQACRALMIASILLGFIATVLSLLGLKCTNIGLSDEDAKMKFTVTGGFLFILGGLCSMVAVSWYAAMITAQFFDPLYAGTKYELGDALYLGWAGSVLYMLGGILLTCSCKGKKKQNYSTNKYAYSAGHQQRIYSKNSETVLTNKEYV; encoded by the exons ATGGCAGCACCTTCTCAACGTATTTGTAGCTTGCTGCTACCTTTAGCTGGATTCACCATGTTACTTGTTACTGCCACATCCAACAGATGG AAAATTTCAGACACCTCAACAGTGCTGGTTAATTCAGACTGGGTCTCTGAAGGCCTTTGGATGGACTGTGCAGTGACTGCTTCTGGATCAGTACACTGCAAGGAATTTCCATACATGTTGAGTTCCGACA ctCATGTTCAGGCATGCCGTGCCTTGATGATTGCTTCCATCCTTTTGGGATTCATAGCTACAGTGCTCTCGCTGCTTGGTTTGAAGTGCACAAACATTGGATTGAGCGATGAGGATGCAAAAATGAAGTTTACTGTTACGggaggatttctttttattttaggag GTCTTTGCTCCATGGTGGCTGTTTCTTGGTATGCTGCGATGATTACTGCTCAGTTTTTTGACCCATTGTACGCTGGAACCAA GTATGAACTAGGAGATGCTCTGTACTTAGGCTGGGCTGGATCTGTTCTTTATATGCTTGGTGGGATCCTACTGACCTGTTCatgcaaagggaagaaaaaacagaattacag TACCAACAAATATGCATACTCAGCAGGCCATCAGCAGCGCATTTACTCCAAGAACTCTGAGACAGTCCTAACCAACAAGGAGTATGTCTAA